Within the Gimesia sp. genome, the region CAGTTCGTAGGTCAACGAATCGAGGGCCCCTTTGGCTGCGACGTAAGCCGGGCTGATCCCGGCTGCCATCTGAGACTGGATGCTGGAGACGTTGATAATCACTCCCTGTCCGCGGGCTTCCATGTGCGCTGCACACCATCGTGAGAGAAACGCGGGGGCGGTCAGGCAGACGCGCAGGGTCTGTTCCCAGCTGGCGAGTTCAATCTTCCGCATGGTGGTGATTTCCCGCCAGGCAGCATTATTGACCAGGACATCGATGCGTCCCCAGGCGGAGATACATTGTTCGACGGCAGACTCTGCATACTCCAGATCTGCGAGGTCACCGGTGCAGATGATATATTGACGGCCTGCGTCCTCGATGCGTTTGGTGATGGGGTTGAGGTCTTCCGAGGGGAGGGCGAGCAGAACGCAGTCATAGCCCCGTTCGGCGAAGCGGACGGCGGTCTCACCGCCGATGCCTCCCGCGGCTCCTGTGATCATGGCAACCGGTTGCGGGTTCATGGCGAGTTCCTTTACGTCTTTGGTTTGGATGGCTGAGGTTTCAAATCGCTAATGAAGTGGTTCAACTGGCGCTGTGATCGGTTTCGAGGATTACCACCAGCCATTCGTTCTGCTTCACATAGGGGAGCGTGCGGATTCCCAGAACCACGCCTGTCTGACTGGCTTTGATGCTGGTGACTTCATCTCCCAGCGGCGAGCAGATAGTTCCCAGTGTGTCTCCTGCCTGAACGGTATCCATTAACTGGATCGCTGGTTCAAAAAAGCCTGACACGGGGGCACTGTTATGCAGTTGCAGGTGGCCACTCTGATCGCGGTTGTCTTCGATCTCGTACTGGATTGGCTGATCGGGAACGGGTTCGTTCCGCATGCCGAGGGCAGACATCACTTGTAGACAGCCTGTGGCATAACCGGAGACGGCGGTGGTGTTGCACTGGCTGCCACCGCCCCATTCGGCGTAGATCGCAGGCACATTCGCGTCGCGGGCGGCAGACAGGGAGCGTCCTTCCAGCGTGGCGGTTGTGCCCCAGACAACGGGGAGTCCGAAAGCGCGGGCCATCGTACGTTGCGTTTCCAGAATGGCTGGATCGGAGTGCAGACAGTAGCCGGAGAAGGGGGCCAGGTCAGAAATCACGCCTCCCGTGTGCAGGTCGATCAGATAATCGGCTGACTGAATCAGCTGCGTGGCCTGATGGGCTATCTGTTCGGTGATGGAACCGTCGGGTGTGCCGGGAAAGGTGCGGGCCAGGTCCAGTTCATCCGGACCACAGCGCTGACAGCGTTCGTAAGCGGGTTGATTCAGTACCGGCACGAGCGTGACTTTGCCGCTGAATTCTGCGGGTTTGAGCAGCGTGATCAGTTTGCGAATGGCGGCCATGGGTTCGTATTCATCGCCGTGTACGCCGCCGAGGATC harbors:
- a CDS encoding SDR family oxidoreductase is translated as MNPQPVAMITGAAGGIGGETAVRFAERGYDCVLLALPSEDLNPITKRIEDAGRQYIICTGDLADLEYAESAVEQCISAWGRIDVLVNNAAWREITTMRKIELASWEQTLRVCLTAPAFLSRWCAAHMEARGQGVIINVSSIQSQMAAGISPAYVAAKGALDSLTYELATLYGPAGIRVLSVNPGAIDTAMGQDIAVDQQATATKIRQASEDMIPLRRWAHPREIAHSIVMLAGEDASYLTGTSVTIDGGWKQQCSPYSVKQLQIPDQFPEA
- a CDS encoding succinylglutamate desuccinylase/aspartoacylase family protein translates to MSSLPPIESTVTTGQQPGPHLLILGGVHGDEYEPMAAIRKLITLLKPAEFSGKVTLVPVLNQPAYERCQRCGPDELDLARTFPGTPDGSITEQIAHQATQLIQSADYLIDLHTGGVISDLAPFSGYCLHSDPAILETQRTMARAFGLPVVWGTTATLEGRSLSAARDANVPAIYAEWGGGSQCNTTAVSGYATGCLQVMSALGMRNEPVPDQPIQYEIEDNRDQSGHLQLHNSAPVSGFFEPAIQLMDTVQAGDTLGTICSPLGDEVTSIKASQTGVVLGIRTLPYVKQNEWLVVILETDHSAS